The Desmonostoc muscorum LEGE 12446 genome includes a region encoding these proteins:
- a CDS encoding peptidylprolyl isomerase, with protein MTEALQIGNRTITASELISLLASYQMLPQLQRELIIDEAIEQNSRSTNVAIEFTPEEVAQAKQQFYAEKQLKNEEDIQAWMARQGLTYQQLEAITTRKLKIEKFKQATWGNKLESYFFQSKSKLDKVIYSLLRTQDVGIAQELYFRIQAKENSFADLAREYSLGPEAQTGGLVGPVELNALHPVMVQMLSSSQPGQILPPTRIAEWFVILRLEKFIPAQLDEFMKARLLNELFETWLQEQQKQIMSAQQEQAATQKQKDVDNQLT; from the coding sequence ATGACTGAAGCGCTCCAAATCGGTAATCGTACAATCACAGCTAGTGAACTGATTTCTTTACTAGCAAGTTACCAAATGCTGCCACAATTGCAGCGAGAATTGATCATCGATGAGGCGATCGAGCAAAATTCACGCTCCACCAATGTGGCAATAGAGTTTACACCTGAAGAAGTAGCCCAAGCTAAACAGCAGTTTTACGCCGAAAAACAGTTGAAAAATGAAGAAGACATCCAAGCTTGGATGGCACGTCAAGGTCTGACTTATCAACAACTAGAAGCGATTACCACTCGAAAGCTAAAAATTGAAAAATTTAAGCAAGCTACTTGGGGTAATAAACTCGAATCTTACTTTTTTCAGTCCAAGTCAAAACTTGACAAAGTAATTTATTCGCTACTGCGAACCCAAGATGTGGGAATTGCTCAAGAACTTTACTTTCGTATTCAAGCAAAAGAAAACTCTTTTGCTGACTTGGCGCGGGAATATTCACTCGGGCCAGAAGCCCAAACTGGCGGTTTAGTAGGCCCAGTTGAACTGAATGCACTACATCCGGTGATGGTGCAAATGCTCTCTAGCAGTCAACCAGGCCAAATATTACCCCCTACCCGCATCGCTGAATGGTTTGTAATTTTGCGGCTGGAAAAATTTATCCCGGCACAATTAGATGAATTCATGAAAGCCCGCCTACTGAATGAACTGTTTGAAACTTGGCTACAAGAACAGCAAAAACAAATCATGTCTGCACAACAAGAACAGGCTGCAACACAGAAACAGAAAGATGTTGATAATCAATTAACTTAA
- the hisH gene encoding imidazole glycerol phosphate synthase subunit HisH — protein MPVIAVVDYEMGNLHSVCKGLEKAGATPNVTYSAKELERADAIVLPGVGAFDPAVQHLRSRGLEQPIKEAIASGKPFLGICLGLQILFESSAEGIQPGLGIIKGKVRRFRPEPDITIPHMGWNQLQVTQPKSLLWEHLPSDPWVYFVHSYYVDPIEDQIRAATVTHGTQTVTAAIAHENLMAVQFHPEKSSNIGLQILSNFVAQVREKIPA, from the coding sequence ATGCCAGTGATTGCGGTCGTAGACTATGAGATGGGAAATTTGCACTCAGTCTGCAAAGGTTTGGAAAAAGCCGGGGCAACTCCTAATGTTACTTATTCTGCCAAGGAATTAGAGCGAGCAGATGCAATAGTTCTGCCGGGAGTGGGAGCATTTGATCCGGCAGTCCAACATTTGCGATCGCGTGGTTTGGAACAACCGATTAAAGAAGCGATCGCATCTGGCAAACCTTTCTTAGGGATCTGTTTGGGACTGCAAATTCTTTTTGAATCAAGTGCAGAAGGTATCCAACCAGGACTGGGAATTATCAAAGGAAAAGTCCGGCGGTTTCGTCCAGAACCTGACATTACTATTCCTCACATGGGTTGGAATCAACTGCAAGTGACTCAGCCAAAAAGTCTTTTGTGGGAGCATTTGCCATCAGATCCTTGGGTGTATTTTGTCCATTCCTACTATGTCGATCCAATAGAAGACCAAATTCGTGCAGCAACCGTCACCCACGGTACTCAAACCGTAACAGCTGCCATCGCCCATGAAAACCTGATGGCTGTACAATTTCACCCCGAAAAATCTTCTAATATTGGATTGCAAATCCTGTCTAATTTTGTTGCTCAAGTACGGGAAAAAATTCCTGCCTAA
- a CDS encoding CARDB domain-containing protein encodes MNDIDLIISSVVAPLDAFINQTIPVSWRVTNLGTDSALNNWYDEVYVSDDQFLDSSDTYLTIRFTQGNNTPLASGGSYTATQNIYINPNIATGNRYLLFVTDRSNDQDESNDDNNVFAQAITINRLDVDLEVTRVEAPTTVDIGLPITLSWTVTNQGTVSTLPNEWSDIVYISDDQFLDEGDRYITVGGIRANDGLGSLGSYTIIKNVLIPTTYLGDHYLLFVTDRDNNQGETNETNNIFAQAITINPPNVDLVITGQAPTTANLNEIISLSWTVKNQGTGYVFGYLSDGVYISDDPFLDGSDVFITSFNAGENIPLAPGSSYTVTQDLLLPRFVGSLFPIEITPGDRYLLIVTGSSQPETNETNNVFAQAITITEDIGDVDLVVTDAQAPTTAAVGETISVSWTVKNLGTNRALANWYDYIYISDDQFFDSSDTLLLGSFVEGNASLSAGGSYTATLDIDLIPYIATGDVYLLFVADRDNNQSETNETNNVFAKAINIEWTPSDGVDLAVTDANAPTIATLGETISVSWTVTSLGADSAFSNWFDYIYISDDQFFDSNDTYLSSRSGETLLAPGDNYTATLDIDLPTNLARGDVYDGLRQRYLLFVADGNNKQVETNQTNNVFAKAITLKAPGDGVDLVVTAANAPTSATLNERISVSWTVTNQGTDNAFSYWSWSDYVYISNDQFFDSNDSYLTSRSGQRLLASGASYTATLDIDIPNNLATGDVYLLFVTDTENYQVETNETNNVFAKAITIKGPGDVDLVITDVQAPITGILYDEISVSWTVKNQGTDTAFADWYDEVYISDDQFFDSSDRYLESFEARKITPLAAGGSYTTNLGVELPSDLGTGDRYLLFVTDPGNEQGETNETNNVFAKAITINAPEDDGGDNVDLVLTNAQAPTIAGLGETISVSWTVTNQGTNTAFSNWYDKVYISRGNSSSVESDSLLLSERSVRTSIAGGSSYTITLDITLPIEPTRPYPYGEGSTISILEQQYLLFVADESRDQNETDELNNSFILPITVKKAVDLVVSAAQAPNTATLGETISVSWTVTKEGTSPALGSWNDSVYISEDQYLDEGDIFVSTRSGGNLAAGASYTATQDITVPVWGDTGDVYLLFVADDYVYKYYTEIDNQGETIRDNNVRAVAISLYAEDQIFKGTSARDTLTGDDRSNLITGLQGADTLTGGAGSDKFVYTSIRDAGDTITDFTAGTDKIDLSQLFQSLSLGSLDYESATTQGYLSFGTHSSNSTVLVDIDGTAGRGRPTPLLTVAGVSASTLAQSDNFVF; translated from the coding sequence ATGAACGACATTGACCTAATAATATCTTCTGTGGTAGCTCCACTAGATGCATTTATAAATCAGACAATACCTGTATCTTGGAGAGTCACAAACCTTGGTACAGATTCTGCTTTAAATAACTGGTATGACGAAGTTTACGTTTCCGATGACCAGTTTTTAGACTCCAGCGATACTTACTTAACGATTCGCTTCACACAAGGAAACAATACCCCTTTAGCATCTGGGGGTAGTTATACAGCTACCCAGAATATTTATATTAACCCCAACATAGCAACAGGCAATCGCTACCTGTTATTTGTGACAGATAGAAGCAACGACCAGGATGAAAGCAATGATGATAATAATGTATTTGCCCAAGCCATCACCATCAATCGCTTGGATGTAGATTTAGAAGTTACTCGTGTCGAAGCCCCAACTACTGTTGATATCGGCTTGCCGATTACGTTGTCTTGGACAGTTACTAACCAAGGTACAGTTTCTACATTACCTAACGAATGGAGTGACATAGTTTACATTTCTGATGATCAGTTTTTAGACGAGGGCGATAGATATATTACCGTAGGCGGGATCAGGGCAAATGATGGACTAGGATCTCTCGGCAGCTATACGATTATCAAAAACGTCTTGATTCCCACCACCTACTTAGGCGATCACTACCTGTTATTTGTCACGGATAGAGACAACAACCAGGGTGAAACAAATGAAACCAATAATATCTTTGCCCAAGCCATCACCATCAATCCCCCAAATGTAGATTTAGTTATTACTGGTCAAGCCCCAACCACTGCTAACTTAAATGAAATCATTTCCCTGTCTTGGACAGTCAAAAACCAAGGTACAGGTTATGTCTTTGGTTACTTGTCTGACGGAGTTTACATTTCCGATGACCCGTTTCTCGACGGAAGCGATGTCTTCATCACCAGCTTTAATGCCGGAGAGAATATCCCTCTAGCACCGGGCAGCAGCTATACAGTTACCCAAGACCTCTTGCTTCCCAGGTTTGTAGGAAGCTTATTTCCTATCGAGATCACACCAGGCGATCGCTACTTGTTAATTGTTACGGGTAGCAGCCAGCCTGAAACCAATGAAACGAACAACGTCTTTGCCCAAGCCATCACAATCACTGAGGATATAGGAGATGTAGATTTAGTCGTTACAGATGCCCAAGCCCCAACCACTGCTGCTGTCGGTGAGACGATTTCTGTGTCTTGGACAGTCAAAAACCTTGGCACAAATCGCGCCTTAGCTAACTGGTATGACTATATTTATATTTCCGATGACCAGTTTTTCGATTCCAGCGACACCCTTCTCCTTGGAAGTTTTGTAGAAGGGAATGCGTCTCTATCAGCCGGAGGTAGTTATACAGCCACCCTGGACATTGATCTTATTCCCTACATAGCAACAGGAGATGTCTACCTGCTATTTGTTGCTGATAGAGATAACAACCAGTCTGAAACCAATGAAACCAACAATGTCTTTGCTAAAGCCATCAACATCGAATGGACTCCCAGTGATGGTGTAGATTTAGCTGTTACTGATGCCAATGCCCCAACTATTGCTACCTTGGGTGAGACGATTTCTGTGTCTTGGACAGTTACAAGCCTTGGCGCAGATAGTGCTTTCTCTAACTGGTTTGACTATATTTATATTTCCGATGACCAGTTTTTCGACTCCAACGATACCTATCTCAGCAGTCGCTCAGGAGAAACGCTTTTAGCACCTGGTGATAATTATACAGCCACCTTAGACATTGATCTTCCCACTAATCTAGCAAGAGGCGATGTCTACGACGGGCTGCGCCAACGCTACCTGTTATTTGTTGCTGATGGAAATAACAAGCAAGTTGAAACAAATCAAACCAACAATGTCTTTGCCAAAGCCATCACTCTCAAGGCTCCAGGAGATGGTGTAGATTTAGTTGTTACTGCTGCCAATGCCCCAACCAGTGCTACCTTAAATGAGAGAATTTCTGTGTCTTGGACAGTTACAAACCAAGGTACAGATAATGCCTTTTCTTACTGGTCCTGGTCTGACTATGTTTACATATCCAATGACCAGTTCTTTGACTCCAACGATAGCTATCTCACCAGTCGCTCAGGACAAAGGCTTTTAGCATCTGGGGCTAGTTATACAGCTACCTTGGATATTGATATTCCCAATAACCTAGCAACAGGCGATGTCTACTTGTTATTTGTTACTGATACAGAGAACTACCAGGTTGAAACAAATGAAACCAACAATGTCTTTGCCAAAGCCATTACCATAAAAGGTCCAGGAGATGTAGATTTAGTCATTACTGATGTCCAAGCCCCAATCACTGGTATTTTATATGATGAAATTTCTGTGTCTTGGACAGTCAAAAACCAAGGTACAGATACTGCCTTTGCTGACTGGTACGACGAAGTTTACATTTCTGATGACCAGTTCTTCGACTCCAGCGATAGGTATCTCGAGAGCTTTGAGGCACGAAAAATTACGCCTTTAGCAGCTGGGGGTAGTTACACAACCAACTTGGGCGTTGAACTTCCTTCCGATCTAGGGACAGGCGATCGCTACCTGTTATTTGTCACAGATCCAGGCAATGAGCAAGGTGAAACAAATGAAACCAACAATGTCTTTGCCAAAGCCATCACCATTAATGCCCCAGAAGATGATGGAGGAGATAATGTAGATTTAGTCCTTACTAATGCTCAAGCCCCAACCATTGCTGGCTTAGGTGAAACAATTTCCGTGTCTTGGACAGTTACAAACCAAGGTACAAATACTGCCTTTTCTAACTGGTATGACAAAGTTTATATTTCCCGCGGCAATTCTTCATCTGTTGAGAGCGACAGTCTCCTTTTAAGCGAACGCTCTGTACGCACTAGCATAGCCGGAGGTAGCAGCTATACAATTACCCTGGACATTACTCTTCCTATTGAACCTACCAGACCATACCCCTATGGAGAGGGATCAACAATCAGTATATTAGAACAACAGTACCTATTATTTGTGGCCGATGAAAGCCGCGACCAGAATGAAACAGATGAATTGAACAATTCATTTATTCTACCCATTACCGTAAAGAAAGCCGTAGATTTAGTCGTTTCTGCTGCCCAAGCCCCAAACACTGCTACCCTGGGTGAGACGATTTCTGTGTCTTGGACAGTTACTAAGGAAGGTACAAGTCCTGCCCTCGGTAGCTGGAATGATTCTGTTTACATTTCCGAAGACCAATATTTAGACGAAGGCGACATCTTTGTCAGCACTCGCTCAGGGGGCAACCTAGCGGCAGGGGCTAGCTATACAGCCACCCAGGACATCACTGTTCCTGTCTGGGGAGACACAGGCGATGTCTACCTGTTGTTTGTTGCAGATGACTACGTTTATAAGTACTATACGGAAATTGACAATCAAGGCGAAACGATCAGGGACAATAACGTGCGGGCGGTAGCAATTAGCCTGTATGCCGAAGATCAAATTTTCAAAGGCACATCTGCTCGTGACACCCTGACTGGTGACGATCGCAGCAATCTCATTACTGGTTTGCAAGGGGCAGATACCCTCACTGGCGGTGCCGGCAGTGACAAATTTGTGTATACAAGTATCCGCGATGCTGGAGATACAATCACTGATTTTACGGCTGGTACTGACAAGATTGACTTGAGCCAACTATTCCAGAGCTTGAGTCTGGGCAGCCTCGACTATGAAAGTGCAACTACCCAAGGCTACCTGAGTTTTGGTACTCATTCAAGTAATAGTACTGTCTTAGTTGACATAGATGGCACAGCAGGTCGCGGTCGTCCAACACCGTTATTGACTGTTGCTGGTGTATCTGCAAGCACCTTGGCTCAGTCTGATAACTTCGTGTTCTAA
- the petG gene encoding cytochrome b6-f complex subunit V, which yields MVEPLLSGIVLGLVFVTLGGLFYAAYKQYKRPNQLGG from the coding sequence GTGGTTGAACCCCTGCTCTCAGGTATTGTCCTTGGTCTAGTTTTCGTCACCCTCGGCGGACTATTTTACGCTGCCTATAAGCAATACAAGCGCCCCAACCAGCTGGGAGGGTGA
- a CDS encoding response regulator transcription factor produces the protein MMYQSSKKILVIEDDNVTRNLYLKGLKAKGFDPIGADNGLAGIQQAQECIPDLVICDITMPDMDGYSVLTTLRQNPLTTIIPFIFLTGSSTKADVRKAMELGADDYLTKPSTLDELIRAIATRLQKQATLQNWCAIQFHKASKSVFGDDNNTTAIAEDANVGLGETSRREPFRREGSRQEGITFPKSIFPCIPQLKEVFDFIEAHYHQGITLCDVAEAVGYSPAYLTNRVARQTGETVNCWIVKRRMAGARFLLQNNDQTIEKIAKALGYQDVSHFSRQFRQHHGLPPQAWRKEHQVISEKQLKLCQSELLSHT, from the coding sequence ATGATGTACCAATCGTCAAAGAAAATTCTCGTCATTGAAGATGATAACGTTACCCGCAATCTTTATTTAAAGGGTCTTAAGGCTAAAGGTTTTGATCCCATAGGTGCTGATAATGGTCTTGCTGGTATTCAACAAGCACAAGAGTGTATACCGGATTTAGTAATTTGTGATATCACAATGCCTGATATGGATGGTTATAGCGTTCTAACTACGTTACGCCAAAATCCTCTGACAACGATTATTCCTTTCATTTTTCTGACTGGCAGTAGTACCAAAGCAGATGTTCGCAAAGCTATGGAATTGGGGGCAGATGACTATCTTACCAAACCTTCTACACTAGATGAATTGATCAGAGCGATCGCTACCCGACTGCAAAAGCAAGCTACTCTGCAAAACTGGTGTGCAATTCAATTTCATAAAGCTTCAAAATCAGTATTTGGAGATGATAATAATACTACAGCGATCGCCGAAGATGCTAATGTTGGCCTTGGCGAAACCTCTCGTAGAGAACCCTTTCGTAGAGAAGGCTCTCGTCAAGAAGGCATTACCTTTCCTAAATCAATCTTTCCTTGCATTCCCCAATTAAAAGAAGTTTTTGACTTCATCGAAGCCCATTACCACCAAGGAATTACTTTGTGTGATGTAGCTGAGGCAGTTGGTTACTCACCGGCTTACTTAACTAACCGAGTAGCAAGGCAGACAGGAGAGACTGTTAACTGCTGGATTGTCAAACGCCGAATGGCAGGAGCTCGTTTCTTACTCCAAAATAATGATCAGACCATAGAGAAAATTGCCAAAGCATTAGGCTATCAAGACGTATCTCATTTCTCCCGCCAGTTTCGCCAACATCACGGTTTGCCTCCTCAGGCTTGGCGTAAAGAGCATCAGGTTATATCGGAAAAACAGTTGAAGCTGTGCCAATCAGAGTTACTTTCCCATACTTAA
- the rsmD gene encoding 16S rRNA (guanine(966)-N(2))-methyltransferase RsmD, whose protein sequence is MSLRIYGNRQLKTLPGKETRPTSARVREAVFNIWQGKIPGCYWLDLCAGTGSMGAEALCRGASLVVGIEKSSRACATIEQNWQQVANAEQKFRLLRGDILGQLKTLSGKQFHRIYFDPPYASGLYEPVLEAIAHHQLLDPSGEIAVEHASQGWTYPEIPTWEICRQKVYGNTSLTFYRIRSEGDEGDEGDEGDEGDGEKS, encoded by the coding sequence ATGAGTCTGAGAATTTACGGGAATCGCCAGCTAAAAACTTTACCAGGTAAAGAGACTAGACCTACCAGTGCTAGAGTCAGGGAGGCAGTCTTTAATATTTGGCAGGGAAAAATTCCAGGTTGCTACTGGCTAGATTTGTGCGCCGGTACTGGTTCAATGGGCGCAGAGGCTTTGTGTAGAGGAGCCAGTTTAGTAGTTGGAATCGAAAAATCGAGCCGAGCCTGTGCCACTATTGAGCAAAATTGGCAGCAGGTAGCTAATGCCGAACAAAAATTTCGGCTATTGCGGGGAGATATTCTTGGGCAGTTAAAGACGTTATCAGGTAAACAATTTCACAGAATCTACTTCGATCCGCCTTATGCTAGTGGATTGTATGAGCCAGTTTTAGAAGCGATCGCTCACCATCAACTTTTAGATCCTAGCGGCGAAATCGCAGTTGAACACGCTTCACAGGGTTGGACATACCCAGAGATTCCCACTTGGGAGATTTGCCGCCAGAAAGTTTACGGCAACACATCACTTACTTTTTACAGAATTAGAAGTGAGGGAGATGAGGGAGATGAGGGAGATGAGGGAGATGAGGGGGATGGGGAAAAATCCTAA
- a CDS encoding PEP-CTERM sorting domain-containing protein: MNISTFIKHSTFKLSLVSFASLGGLAITTTSALAVGLNLGSWQQFGDVITSGGGANLSTASLEFPDDAPASAGAFNYSGIAAGEAGFFPDLQDFLGLSDPSALDIEGFAFEGSAIKNTITVAAGDALSFDWNFRTNETVNKDFAFLLVDNTVIKLADFTDATQADSPFLQQTGIRSYTFSTPGTYSVALGVVDVDDYGITSALEVKNAAIKRVPEPATFLGALTVFAYGIAMRRRCREKTVASNTAF; the protein is encoded by the coding sequence ATGAACATTTCCACATTCATTAAACATTCAACTTTCAAACTCAGTCTTGTCAGCTTTGCCAGCTTGGGGGGTTTGGCAATTACTACCACCTCCGCCTTAGCTGTTGGGTTAAACCTGGGCAGTTGGCAACAATTTGGCGATGTCATTACTTCAGGAGGTGGAGCTAATCTGTCCACTGCCAGCTTAGAATTTCCCGATGACGCTCCTGCTAGTGCTGGTGCTTTCAACTATTCCGGTATAGCCGCAGGTGAGGCAGGTTTTTTCCCAGACTTACAAGACTTTCTCGGCTTGAGCGATCCGTCTGCCTTAGATATTGAAGGATTTGCATTTGAGGGATCTGCAATCAAAAATACAATTACTGTGGCGGCTGGTGATGCTTTGAGCTTCGACTGGAACTTCCGGACGAACGAGACAGTGAACAAGGATTTTGCCTTTTTGTTGGTGGACAACACAGTAATCAAGTTAGCTGACTTCACTGATGCAACCCAAGCTGACAGTCCCTTTCTTCAACAAACAGGGATTCGTTCCTATACCTTCAGTACTCCTGGAACCTACAGCGTAGCCTTGGGAGTGGTGGATGTGGATGATTATGGAATTACATCAGCTCTGGAGGTGAAAAACGCCGCAATCAAGCGAGTTCCTGAACCAGCAACTTTTCTGGGAGCGTTGACGGTGTTTGCTTACGGTATCGCTATGCGGCGGCGTTGTCGGGAAAAAACTGTAGCATCAAACACCGCTTTTTAG
- a CDS encoding scytonemin biosynthesis sensor histidine kinase, translating to MNSGDYTLTTCNTQWLLQPEAEMKFAHFLINHAVDAAFCLGANAEFIYVNNATCLMTEYSREELLSMTLHDVDVDFSLHNWSDIRSHNSFTFKSRYRTKRGRIFLVEISITYVKDQNMEFGCAFVREKTDEIVEFSVQKWTDGFNGAKSYLQQEISELKAKEIELEASLSLLRATLESTAIGIVVVNFEGDILSLNQKFIDMWQIPESLVLSKKCPQCKAFFENQLKDPQAFCRLVWEVSSQSDFESYDILELKDGRVFAHYSKPQWLGGKIIGRVWSIWDITESKRTEEALRLNEARFRTLAETTDASTFLIQGTRLCYINPAVEQLTGYTKEELLTGFDLRRLIKSKKRRQVRNQGEATNFEYQEMNILTKNGTERWLACAVAMLDGVLDFGGKPVEMIAGIDITDYKYAQLNLNQALEKAKQLSELRASFLSMVCHQFRTPLNIVSFSNSLLKEEVDKRTQKKIQPLLDHIQKATEELSQMLDEILFFSKAESAKLNFEPKSLDLVKFCHDLVAQMQMNIRQKQINFRSQDNSLIACIDKKLLEPILKNLLDNAIKYSPSNLVVDFKLSCNNNKVIFQVKDRGIGISLLDQQRLFEPFYRGSNIDNIPGTGLGLSILKTLVDLHQGQVFVESEVGVGSTFTVMLPLIKSKFTDSEL from the coding sequence ATGAATTCTGGCGACTATACATTAACTACATGCAACACACAGTGGCTCCTACAGCCAGAAGCAGAGATGAAGTTTGCTCACTTCCTAATAAATCATGCTGTAGATGCTGCCTTCTGTTTAGGAGCAAACGCCGAGTTTATCTACGTCAACAATGCTACATGTCTGATGACTGAGTATTCCCGCGAGGAACTACTTTCGATGACACTGCATGATGTAGATGTAGACTTTTCTCTACACAATTGGTCAGATATTAGATCGCATAATTCTTTTACTTTTAAATCTCGCTATCGGACAAAAAGAGGCCGGATATTTCTAGTAGAAATATCTATTACCTATGTAAAAGACCAAAATATGGAATTTGGCTGTGCCTTTGTTCGTGAAAAAACAGATGAAATAGTAGAATTCAGTGTCCAAAAATGGACTGATGGATTCAATGGTGCTAAAAGCTATTTACAACAGGAAATTTCTGAACTCAAGGCCAAAGAAATAGAACTAGAAGCATCCCTATCATTACTTCGAGCTACTCTCGAATCCACTGCCATTGGGATTGTCGTAGTTAATTTTGAGGGAGATATTCTGAGCTTAAATCAAAAATTTATAGATATGTGGCAGATCCCAGAGTCCCTGGTACTATCTAAAAAATGTCCTCAATGCAAAGCCTTTTTTGAGAACCAACTTAAAGATCCACAAGCTTTTTGCCGCCTGGTTTGGGAAGTATCTAGCCAATCTGATTTCGAGAGTTATGACATTCTAGAGTTAAAGGATGGGAGAGTCTTTGCACACTACTCTAAACCTCAGTGGCTGGGAGGCAAAATTATTGGTAGAGTCTGGAGTATTTGGGATATTACTGAGTCTAAACGAACCGAGGAAGCCTTACGGCTCAACGAAGCTAGATTTCGGACTTTAGCAGAAACAACAGATGCTAGCACTTTCTTAATTCAAGGTACGCGTCTTTGTTACATAAATCCAGCAGTAGAGCAACTTACTGGCTATACAAAAGAGGAACTGCTAACAGGGTTCGATTTGCGCCGACTAATTAAAAGTAAAAAACGCAGACAGGTACGTAACCAGGGTGAAGCAACTAACTTTGAATATCAAGAGATGAATATTCTCACAAAAAATGGCACGGAACGCTGGCTAGCTTGTGCAGTTGCAATGCTGGATGGAGTGCTAGATTTTGGTGGAAAACCAGTTGAAATGATTGCAGGCATTGATATTACCGATTACAAATATGCACAATTAAACCTTAATCAAGCTTTAGAAAAAGCAAAACAATTGAGTGAACTTAGAGCCAGTTTTCTTTCTATGGTCTGCCATCAATTCCGTACTCCGCTGAATATTGTTTCATTTTCTAATAGTCTCCTAAAGGAAGAAGTAGATAAACGTACACAGAAGAAAATACAACCACTACTCGATCACATTCAAAAAGCTACTGAAGAACTCAGCCAGATGTTGGATGAAATCTTGTTCTTCTCTAAGGCAGAATCAGCAAAACTAAACTTTGAACCAAAATCCCTTGATTTAGTGAAATTTTGTCATGATTTAGTTGCACAAATGCAGATGAATATTCGCCAAAAGCAGATAAATTTCCGAAGTCAAGATAACTCTCTAATAGCTTGCATAGATAAAAAACTGTTAGAACCTATTTTGAAGAATTTGCTCGATAATGCAATTAAGTATTCTCCCTCAAATCTGGTAGTTGACTTTAAACTATCTTGCAATAATAACAAAGTCATTTTCCAGGTAAAAGATAGAGGTATTGGTATTTCACTACTAGATCAACAACGACTATTTGAGCCATTTTACCGTGGTAGTAATATTGATAATATACCTGGTACTGGACTAGGGTTATCGATTCTTAAAACTCTTGTAGATTTGCATCAAGGTCAAGTTTTTGTAGAAAGCGAAGTTGGTGTGGGCAGCACTTTTACTGTGATGTTGCCGTTAATCAAATCAAAGTTTACCGATTCCGAGTTATAA
- a CDS encoding c-type cytochrome, whose protein sequence is MDNQIPKPEILIQRIVLLTLAVLLAVPLGFFGVHLVQASDPYVKSVLSLTGNPIQGHAIFQINCAGCHGLEADGRVGPSLQAVSKHKSRYGLIHQVISGETPPMPKFQPSAQEMADLLSYLESL, encoded by the coding sequence TTGGATAATCAGATTCCCAAACCCGAAATTTTGATTCAGCGCATCGTTCTATTGACGCTGGCCGTCCTGCTAGCAGTTCCTTTGGGCTTTTTTGGTGTCCACTTGGTTCAAGCCTCTGATCCTTATGTCAAGAGTGTTTTATCCCTAACAGGAAACCCAATTCAAGGACACGCTATCTTTCAAATTAATTGTGCTGGTTGTCATGGCTTGGAAGCAGATGGGCGAGTGGGGCCTAGTTTGCAAGCTGTCTCCAAGCACAAATCTCGGTATGGACTGATTCATCAAGTTATTAGTGGCGAAACGCCGCCAATGCCAAAGTTCCAGCCTAGTGCCCAAGAAATGGCAGACCTTTTGAGCTACTTAGAGTCGTTGTAG